In Acidisarcina polymorpha, the DNA window TTCTCGCGCGAATGGTGGCTTTCTCTTATGGACCGGGAAGGTCTGGATTCATTGGAATCCGAAATTTCTTCCGAAGACACGCGATTGGTGAGGCGGGACGGAACTCCTTTCGCGGTCTGCGGGCGTGACAAATACGGCATACCGACAATCGCATTCGTTTCGTCTAAACTTGCACTCCAGTCCATCTTAAAGTTTTCGCCGATCCAGACCGACGACGGTTCGACGGTCTCAACGTCACTCGAGGTATACAACGTCAAGGGACAGAACGTGGCTCTCGTGGACACCAGACCCTCGCCGGGGCCTCAGCTCTCCCTCACGAGTGCAGTGGATCATGACTCGGAAGTGCCCATCCTCGGGCACACTCTCGACCCGACCGGAACGAAACTCATCCCCTTCCGATCGCCATACCCACAAGGAGACGAAGGCGTTGTCTCATGGCTTGCACAGCCCATGTATCGAGGGCGATTACCTCTTCGCCTTATTGGGGCGGACGGGAGTGAGATATGGTTTTCCGGCAAGACAATAGGCAGATAAGGACGAAGATGTTTCGGCTTGTGTCACCATCCTGCTTGCGAACAATCTTCTATGTTCAGGCGACTCTGGATGGAAAGATGGAAACGGCCTCGCGTACAGCCCTATCGGGACGCATTGATCCTGCGCCAGTCCCGCATCCGCGCCGCGTGGCAAGGCCTGCAGTAACGCTGAGTTTTCGTGCTTGGCGGCCTGTCGTTACAGGCCGGGCAAAGCTTCTCTCCACGCCGTCTCATAGCACCAGTGTGACACGAAAGGTGCCACGTGGAACGGCGCGAACTGAAGGTTCGTGGAACTATACACAGAGTCGTGTAAATCGAGCGCGGCTGAGCGATCACTTCCTAGGCTTATCCAAATTCACTGCGCACAAGCTTTTCCATGATCCGCGTGAGCACCAGCCGCCTTGGCATCCGCTTCGGTCACATATTTTCCCACTTTGGTGGTGCCGTAGTACTTTGTTCCCGGGCAGTGATAGACATTGCTGGAAGTGTTCAGCCATACCAAACCAGGACCACCTCCTGGCGCTGGCGTTCCCGATGCAGCGCTACTGCGGGCCTTGGTCGAAGTTGGAGTGGCGCTCTGCTGAGACACCGAGGAAGGTGTGGGGGCGTTAGTAGCGGTGGCCGGTGCGGCAGCCGGTGCGGGTTGAGCGGAACCTGTGGGAGTTGTTTCCGCGGTTGCATACCAGACTTTGACTCCCTGATGACCGCGGCATGCTCCCTTCTTTGTCGCACTGGTTGAAAATGTTCCATCATTGCACTGGCCGCTAGAGCCTGCAGGTGCCCCGACGGGCGCCTGTGCCCTGCCAATGAGGCAAGTCAGAACCATCAATGCAAAAGTGAGTATGTTGAGCCGCCATTTCAATGGAAGAACCTCATTCCGCATAGGTTTCAGGGAGACTCCCCTGCCGCGCGCCATCATACCAGATTCGAGGCTATATCCGGGCCGAAAAGCCATGGCCGTTCGGCATCAAAGCTAACGCCACGCCTTATTGCAACAAGCAGAAGCTACGCGGGCCCCCCGCTGTGATGGCGAACAAGCTGGCGCACCAGACAACAGGCCACTGCAGAAACCTCATCAATGTTGCGTATATCTCACGGCATAAGGCCACAGCGAGCATAACGCGAAAACGCCGCGACCGTGGCCACGAGACTCGTGGCGATGCGTTGGCCCGATGGAGTTCGGTGTTCAGTCTGCGGAAACGACAAAATCTCCAAGATCAGCCGTAAGGGTGGAAGCAAGAACAAGCGCGGCCAAATCTACCAATGCCTGCCAAATCTACCAATGCCTTAGGATGACCTGCGCGCCCAGCAATTCTCAGCCACATCCGGCACAATCTTTGGCGACTCTCATCTTCCTCTGGCAAAATGGCTCATGGCTTTGTCCATCTTTGTAGACGCAAAGAAAGACATCTCGGCAAACCGGCTCAAACAGCATCTCGGCATCGATTCCTATCGGACGGCCTGGTATATGTGCCATTCGGAACAAAGTGCGAACGGATGATGCACCGAAAGATCGAATTACCTAGACGTGAAGGATGTAGAGGCGGACGAAATCTGGGGTCTTGTCCGCAAGAGGGAAGGCCGCAAATCAGATCAGGAAGGCCTGGAACTGGCGATGCGTATTGCTTTGTAGCGATGGAGCGCAACACGAAGCCGGTACTTGCTCACCATCTCGGCAAGCACAGCAAAGTGTCCGGCGCTTCGCCTTGGTGCCGCCAAGCAGTCGGTGTCGTCTTCTTGCAGTTCGGGCAACGAAAGCGACTGAGTCCGTTGCGGTGCTTTCCGAAACGCTGGCAGTTGACTTGGCAGAGGTAGCAAGTCATCGTTTTTGCGGATTGGACGGCGTAAGCGCTAGCTGTTTTTCAACGCTGAAGGGTGTTATTGTCATGGCGCGGACGGTGGGACTTGCACCCACAATTCCTCGACAGGACGGCGGTTTTGCAGACCGCTAGTATTCTTCCACCACGCCCGCGCATCAGTACAGCCGGGGAGCATTTTCCAAATGCTCCCCGTTGGTGTTTCTGAGCATGTAGTGGTGGCCCTCGAATGTGTAAATTGCTTCCCATGTGATTGACAATAAAGCGCCATCACCGGGGAAGGTCGAGAGGGGAAATGCTTAACAGTACCGGGGAAATACTCGGAAAAAGCAGGGGATAAACAAGGGGGAAACAGGGGAAACCTTTACTCCCACCCCTTGGGTCTAGGTGGGGAGCGGAGCACTGAGGGTGCCTTACCGCTAGTCAAGACCTGGCGAAATGCTCTGTCAGGCGTAGACCCGTCTTTGCTTTCGTAGTGAATCCACCGCTTCCACTCTCGGTAGTGCTGCTCAGCGGCCCAACAAATGTCTCTGATTTTTGCGATGGGAAAAGTAGCCCGGTAGGAATCAACCAATGCGCGTCGTTCATCGGTGACGGGTTGCAAGTTCTCCCCTCTCCGAAGAACGGCTTCAGGGGCCCTCATCACAAGTGGCGATTCAGAATCTGGATCTATTCCCAAGACATCTCTTTCCAGCTCTTTCTGTGGAGAAAGAGGAACGAAAACTGAAGGGCGTGCATTGGCATGGGGAGTCGAGGTCACGACGCGTTCGATGTAGTTTCGAGCGGCATGAGCAGTTATGGTCTGTACGAGGCCATCCCAATGTGCTTTGGTAAATGCATCCCTCACGCCGTAATTGTTGTCGATGCATCGCAGAACTCGGCCCAGTGATTGCCTCTCGGCTGCACAATGCCAGTACGCTTTATATTCCCGGTATTGTGAATAGACCTCGCGGTAAAAGTCGTAAAGATCTATAGCGGTAGCACGGGAATAGTCAATTGCTCGCGAAATATCGACATTATCGTAGTGGTCACACTCGCTTAGGCGCCTTCTCAATCGAAGTCCTATAGCTTCGACTTCGCGAAGAGCATCATGCGTAAGCGGGGGCAAGTCTGGGCAATCCGCCTGCTTTTCCATTCGCACCATTGCATAGGCGCGAGAATAAACATACAAAGAGGGTATCCAGCCGCATCACCGAATGCCCCCGCCTCGCGCCGGGCTTTCGTTTTGTAATGGAAGAATTCTACTAGGATTCTTTGCGGGGTCTTCCGTCAGCGTTCGTCCTCCGCTTTGCGGCAAGCTGATGAAACAACGAGCCGCCGGGAGCTTATCCTGCTTGAAGAGGTCATCCGTCAAGGCGACGGCAGCGCCAATTCTGGCGTTCCACGAATGATGTACTTACGTGCTTCGGATCGGGGTTTCCAATGACCGTCTTCATTCCGCAGCCAATGCACTGGGCTGGCGAGTAGCGCTTCAGACTCGCTTGGCGCTCCGTAAATCTTGTGGAGCACTGCGAAGTCTACATCCATGCCAAATGCGCCCTCACAGCCTCCTGATAGGCTTTGTGCCCGTCCATAGTGAGTTGGAGACAGCCTTTGATGCGGCTGACACAATCTTCCATGAAATCGTGCTCATCCACTATCCCGAGCGCCTACTAGGTAGCTCAGGCACAGCTTTTGTGTCCGCGTCGATTGCCGTCCAAGTCCAATCGTCCGCCCCGACCCATCGATTTCTGTTCGAGGGTAACGTTCTTTGCCTTCACACCAACGGAGCACCAAACTTCATCGCATTGCAAACCGTGCACCTTGACGTTGCGGACGGCCCGATAATGGAATCCTGCGGCAGCCGTTCCAACATCCACCAAGAGCTTGGCGACGGTGTTGATTGAAACATCGGCCATCCGACTAGTGGCGCGGAGCCTGCTTCCTCTTCCAGCATCCCGACGATCTTTGCCCGGTCTTCTGTGGACAGGCGGTTCATGAACCTAACAACAATGAATTCTTAGCCATAAAGTTCAGTTTCAATCCGTAATTAGGGTGGCGCGGGTACAGCGAACGAGAAAAATGTGACAGCGAGCGCAAGAAACCTGACAGCGAACGGAGGTAAGATTGCCGGATGGAAGAAACCCAAAAATATCGTCTAATGCACGAAATTCACGAAGCCTTCACGCCCGGAGCCCCGATCGACAGCAAAGACTTATTTGCGGGCCGCAAAAAGCAGAGAGAGCGGGTCATGGGAACGATTTTTCAAAAAGGCCAACACGCGATTCTTTTTGGGGAAAGAGGCGTCGGGAAGACTTCCCTTGCGAATACGATATATGACTTTTTGGTGATGATGGGCAAGTTCAAGTATCAGCGGGCCCGCGTTAACTGTAGCGAGGAAACCGAGTTTGGCGACATCTGGCGCTCGGTTTTTAAGCAGTTGACCTACGAACCAAACAGGGACGTGACCCTCTCGCTTGAAGACGCGCTTCCTGATAACCCAAGTCCAGAAAACATCAAAGAGACCTTCCAGCTCATGAGTGGGCCGAGCATTGTTGTCATCGACGAACTGGATCGGCTGGGCGATCCCGATATTCAAACCAGACTCGCTGACACAATCAAAACCCTTTCAGACAACGCCATTGATACCACTCTGATTTTGGTAGGAGTTGCGGACACGATTGAGCAACTCATTGCCGAGCACGAGTCGATCCAACGTGCACTCGTTCAAGTTCCAATGCAGCGAATGTCAAAGGCTGAATTGCTAGAAATTGTAGACAAAGGTTTATTCAAATGCGAGCCGCTGATCATCCTTCCCTACGTTAGAGAGCGAATCGCGGACTACTCCCACGGTCTTCCGTTCTACGCCCATTTGCTCGCGAGGGAAGCTGCGTTGAATGCTGTGGATGCCGAGCGGACTGTCATCGTGATTGACGATCTTGAGTACGCCGTAAAGCAGGCTGTAGATAGCCAACTGGAATCCATGCTTGGAGCCTACAATCGCGCCGTCTCCGCCCCTCGCGGAAACAATTACAAGCCAGTCCTGCTTGCCTGCGCTCTAGCACTCAAGAATGAGCAACGAATGTTTTTCGCCAGAGATGTAATGGAGCCACTGAGATGCATCACGACCAAGATTTACAAGGTTCCAGCATTTGCCAAGCACCTAAAAGAATTTTGCGAAGAAACTCACGGCCCTATTCTGGAAAGGCGGGGACCTCCGCGCAAGGTGCAATATAGATTTATTGCGCCCCTGATGGAACCGTATGTGATTCTGCGGGGATTGGCGGAGAATCTGATTAAAGAAGCACAGCTTATTCCGCCTTCGGAGCGCTCCACCGCGTTTGCGCAGCTTTCACTGCTACCTCCCGCTTCTGATCCTGCGATAGAGCTTTAGCGCGAGCTATGCCGCCCTTGAGTCCGCCCGCCCTTCCACGAACCTTTGATCGATTGCGCATCTTTGGGCTCACCGTGTCCTGAGCCTCACCCGTTGCGATGTCCACAATCAGCTTAGCGAGCTGGTTCGGATCGCGAGGACGTTTCGGCATCACTCATTGTCCCGTCCACCCTTGGGGCCCGGCGCAAGGGCAGTGGATTTCAAACTGAGACACTACCAGGTAGTGGGTCATGTGTTTTCCACTTGGCCCACCACCCACTACCGGGGTAGTGTCTGAAAAGTGCGTGATCTCGTTTATCATTCATTGCACTTGTCCGATTCCAACCCTATCGACGAATTCCTCGAAAAGAAGTTGTCGCTTCGTCGCTCCAAAAAATCACGTTTGGGAGCGGCCCCGTGGGTAAGCTGACTTGGCTTGGGATAGTGGCTATCGTCGCCACCGCCGTCATTGCGCGAGGGATCTTACTGACACCGACTCTTGGGATGGTTGTTATCGGCACAGTGGCGCTTTTGTGCGTCATGCTTGTCGGGGCAATCCTAGTGGTAGTGGTTCGCAATCCAGAGGC includes these proteins:
- a CDS encoding DUF3761 domain-containing protein; this encodes MRNEVLPLKWRLNILTFALMVLTCLIGRAQAPVGAPAGSSGQCNDGTFSTSATKKGACRGHQGVKVWYATAETTPTGSAQPAPAAAPATATNAPTPSSVSQQSATPTSTKARSSAASGTPAPGGGPGLVWLNTSSNVYHCPGTKYYGTTKVGKYVTEADAKAAGAHADHGKACAQ
- a CDS encoding transposase, which translates into the protein MAMRWPDGVRCSVCGNDKISKISRKGGSKNKRGQIYQCLPNLPMP
- a CDS encoding ATP-binding protein, producing the protein MEETQKYRLMHEIHEAFTPGAPIDSKDLFAGRKKQRERVMGTIFQKGQHAILFGERGVGKTSLANTIYDFLVMMGKFKYQRARVNCSEETEFGDIWRSVFKQLTYEPNRDVTLSLEDALPDNPSPENIKETFQLMSGPSIVVIDELDRLGDPDIQTRLADTIKTLSDNAIDTTLILVGVADTIEQLIAEHESIQRALVQVPMQRMSKAELLEIVDKGLFKCEPLIILPYVRERIADYSHGLPFYAHLLAREAALNAVDAERTVIVIDDLEYAVKQAVDSQLESMLGAYNRAVSAPRGNNYKPVLLACALALKNEQRMFFARDVMEPLRCITTKIYKVPAFAKHLKEFCEETHGPILERRGPPRKVQYRFIAPLMEPYVILRGLAENLIKEAQLIPPSERSTAFAQLSLLPPASDPAIEL